The nucleotide sequence CGGGCGAGGTCCAGGCGTTCAACCATCTCGACAAGGCGGACACGTTCCGGGTGGACGAGGTCGTCGGCGAGGCGTCCGCGGAGTCCTTCGGCGGGCTGGTCCTGCCGGGGGGTGTCGCGAACCCCGACTTCCTGCGCACCGACGACAAGGCCGTGGCCTTCGTGAGGGAATTCTTCGAGCGCGGCCGTCCGGTCGCGGCGATCTGCCACGCCCCGTGGACCCTGATCGAGGCGGACGTCGTCCGGGGCCGGGTACTGACCTCGTGGCCGAGCCTGGAGACGGATCTGCGCAACGCGGGCGCCACCTGGGTCGACGAGCAGGTGAAGATCTGCGACCACGGCTCGAACAAGCTCGTCACCAGCCGCAAGCCGGACGACCTGAAGGCCTTCTGCGAGACCTACCTGGACGTCTTCACGAAGGAGGCGGCCTGACCCGCGCCGCTCACGCCTGATCCGCGCCGGTCACGCCCCACCGCCGGGGCGGCCGGCCGCGGGCCGGTCCGGACGGCGTACTGATCACTCGGTACGGCTCGACGTACCGGTCGACGGCTCCGGTGGGCTCAGGCCCGGCCGGGGCCGTTCTGCGTTCCCGGGCCCCACTTGCCGACCGGCGTGCCCACGGGCCCGCCCTCCCCGGTCGACCGGATCCCGGCCCGGGCCGGTTCCGCGCCCACGGCCCGCTCCCGCGCGCCTTCCCGGGTGCGGCCCGGCGAGACGAAGCGGCGCGGGTTGCGGCGCAGGTACTCGCCCTCCAGCTGGGCCATGCGGTCGTTGTGGGCGCGCAGGGCGTCGTTCGATCCGTGCAGCAGGGTGTCGTGGCGCGTGCGGTGGATGGTCTCCAGCTCTTTCATGAGCTGCTGGTCGTCCAGCCTGTCCGGGTCGACTCCGGTCATGGTGTTGCCCCGCTCGTCGTGTTCGTCCGTACGGTCCGGGTACCCGTCCGGGGCGCGCTCGGCACTCGCCGCAGCGGTGCCCCGGCGGGAGCCGTGGAGGGCACGTTGCTGCATCCCACTGTACGAACATTCGGGCGTTCGGGCCTCCGCCCGGACGCCCCCTCCCGGCGCGCCCCGCTACCTGGCCCGCTCCACGCGCCGCTCGTCCCACACCGGCTCGGCCGTCTCGCGGACCCGGCCGTCGCTGCCGAAGACCAGGTAGCGGTCGAAGGAGCGGGCGAACCAGCGGTCGTGGGTGACGGCGAGCACCGTGCCCTCGAAGGCCTCCAGACCCTCCTGGAGGGCTTCGGCGGACTCCAGGTCGAGGTTGTCGGTCGGCTCGTCGAGAAGCAGGGCCGTGACGCCCTGGAGTTCGAGCAGCAGGATCTGGAAGCGGG is from Streptomyces asoensis and encodes:
- a CDS encoding type 1 glutamine amidotransferase domain-containing protein → MRIAFLTAPEGVEQVELTDPWQAAVDAGHEPVLVSTAPGEVQAFNHLDKADTFRVDEVVGEASAESFGGLVLPGGVANPDFLRTDDKAVAFVREFFERGRPVAAICHAPWTLIEADVVRGRVLTSWPSLETDLRNAGATWVDEQVKICDHGSNKLVTSRKPDDLKAFCETYLDVFTKEAA